The uncultured Ilyobacter sp. genome has a segment encoding these proteins:
- a CDS encoding nucleoside recognition domain-containing protein encodes MKLLKDSVNISYKLFKIMLPVSILVKILSHFGIIETISRGISPVMRIMGLSGEMGIVWATAMTTNIYAGILTLFTLTESSSVTVAEITILSTIILVAHSLPVELKVISATGAKPSKIFGIRVFCAIISGVFLNIVFKLFNLYQERANFSFIPEKAKPGIFYWIQGEVKKYLMIFFIIFVLLAVMEILQKLGVIDWINLKFSPMMKIFGIEAGLSFTCIVGLTMGISYGSGFIIKESREGKYSKRSFFLVAVFMSLCHGLIEDTLLMASIGAKMIGIFWFRLIFAIVVTVIFNKVMPYEKLEKVGNCVGEEKS; translated from the coding sequence TTGAAGTTACTTAAAGATAGTGTCAACATAAGCTACAAACTTTTTAAAATAATGCTCCCGGTGAGTATTTTGGTGAAAATACTCAGTCATTTTGGGATAATAGAAACAATATCTAGAGGAATTTCTCCTGTTATGAGGATTATGGGGCTGAGTGGAGAGATGGGAATTGTCTGGGCTACGGCAATGACTACTAATATATATGCAGGGATTCTGACACTTTTTACTCTGACAGAAAGCAGTAGTGTAACAGTGGCAGAGATAACCATTCTGTCTACAATAATTCTTGTGGCTCATTCACTGCCGGTAGAACTTAAGGTGATATCTGCAACGGGAGCAAAGCCTTCAAAAATTTTTGGGATCCGGGTATTCTGTGCTATAATATCAGGTGTATTTTTAAACATAGTGTTTAAATTATTCAATCTTTATCAGGAAAGGGCGAATTTTAGCTTTATTCCTGAAAAGGCTAAACCCGGAATTTTTTACTGGATACAGGGGGAAGTCAAAAAATATCTGATGATATTTTTCATAATTTTTGTACTCTTAGCTGTAATGGAGATCCTACAGAAACTTGGAGTGATAGACTGGATAAATTTAAAATTTTCTCCCATGATGAAAATATTTGGTATAGAGGCGGGCCTTTCATTTACCTGTATAGTGGGACTGACAATGGGTATAAGTTATGGAAGCGGGTTTATAATTAAGGAAAGCAGAGAGGGGAAATACAGCAAGAGAAGTTTCTTTTTGGTAGCTGTGTTTATGAGCCTTTGCCACGGTTTGATAGAAGATACACTCCTGATGGCATCTATAGGAGCCAAAATGATAGGAATTTTCTGGTTTAGGCTGATTTTTGCCATAGTCGTAACTGTTATTTTCAATAAAGTTATGCCCTATGAAAAATTGGAAAAGGTAGGGAACTGTGTAGGAGAAGAAAAAAGTTAA
- a CDS encoding DUF3870 domain-containing protein, producing the protein MYDLNEKVYLTGHGRTHANSLITKLFSLLCVGMLVNRKTGEIIEVDATVQMDLTKKIFSEIFCGENIHDENKIIERITSSYHGSSQKSIIVAYKECLNKFKKLNPL; encoded by the coding sequence ATGTATGATTTAAATGAAAAAGTCTATCTGACAGGTCATGGCAGAACACATGCAAACAGCCTCATAACCAAACTTTTCTCACTGCTCTGTGTGGGAATGCTCGTAAACAGAAAAACCGGTGAAATAATAGAAGTAGATGCCACAGTGCAGATGGATCTCACCAAGAAAATTTTTTCTGAAATATTTTGTGGGGAAAATATTCACGATGAAAACAAAATAATCGAAAGAATAACCAGCTCCTATCACGGCTCCTCTCAAAAATCTATAATCGTGGCGTATAAGGAGTGCCTCAATAAATTTAAAAAACTAAATCCCCTTTAG
- a CDS encoding YggS family pyridoxal phosphate-dependent enzyme has product MGSIKNNIQEISEDIKKYSPCSEKVRLVAVTKYVGTEEMMDVVSSGVNIVGENRVQVLREKKEKFDQSELGSKIKWHFIGNLQKNKVKYISDYVDLIHSVNKLSLAREINKRAEAAGRVIEVLLEINIAGEESKEGYKVEKLYKELPEILKLKNIKVTGLMTMAPFTEDTELVRRVFRGLRILKEDLSRDYFQGELKELSMGMSGDYKIALEEGATLIRIGSKIFS; this is encoded by the coding sequence CTGGGAAGCATAAAGAATAATATCCAGGAGATATCAGAGGATATAAAAAAATATTCCCCATGTTCTGAAAAGGTTAGACTGGTGGCTGTGACTAAATATGTAGGGACAGAAGAGATGATGGACGTAGTCTCATCAGGGGTCAACATTGTAGGTGAAAACAGGGTACAGGTGCTAAGGGAAAAAAAAGAAAAATTTGATCAGAGTGAATTGGGAAGTAAAATCAAATGGCATTTTATCGGTAATCTTCAGAAAAACAAGGTAAAGTACATTTCGGATTACGTAGACCTGATTCATTCGGTAAACAAACTTTCCCTTGCTAGAGAGATAAATAAGAGGGCAGAAGCCGCGGGCAGGGTTATAGAAGTTCTTTTAGAGATAAATATAGCAGGAGAGGAAAGTAAAGAGGGATACAAAGTAGAGAAGCTCTATAAAGAACTTCCAGAAATACTAAAGCTTAAAAATATAAAAGTAACCGGACTCATGACAATGGCTCCTTTCACAGAAGATACTGAGCTTGTGAGAAGAGTATTTAGAGGACTCAGAATTCTTAAAGAAGATCTTAGCAGAGACTATTTCCAAGGGGAGTTAAAGGAACTGTCTATGGGAATGAGTGGTGATTATAAGATAGCGCTTGAAGAGGGAGCTACATTAATTAGAATAGGAAGTAAAATTTTTTCCTAG
- the hemW gene encoding radical SAM family heme chaperone HemW: MTDAIYIHIPFCINRCQYCDFLSFKSTPYKRREYVEYLKKEIKLYPEFDYDTVYFGGGTPSLLDPLEVKEILELLHIRENAEVTLEVNPKSVDFEKLRAFRYAGINRLSIGVQSFDPHYLKLIGRLHTGIEAEEIYRDARKAGFENVSLDLMFSLPGQSIEDVRKDLVKITELRPEHISIYSLIWEEGTPLYKKLLKGELKETDNEIEAKMYELIIDFLKSKGYIHYEVSNFSLPGKEARHNTKYWENKEYLGAGLGASGYIGNQRYKNAVNFEDYYGKIDNNEKPYEEVEVLKEKEKEEYRYILGLRLLEKGVEADKEYIDKCVELEKKGYLMKKSGKYILTPKGLMTANDVFEEFIS, from the coding sequence ATGACAGACGCAATATATATACATATCCCTTTTTGCATAAACAGGTGCCAGTACTGCGATTTTCTTTCTTTTAAAAGCACCCCTTATAAGAGAAGAGAGTATGTGGAGTATCTGAAAAAGGAGATAAAGCTTTACCCTGAATTTGACTATGATACTGTCTACTTTGGAGGAGGGACTCCGTCACTCCTTGACCCTCTTGAAGTAAAGGAGATATTAGAACTGCTTCATATAAGGGAGAATGCAGAGGTGACCCTAGAGGTAAATCCTAAAAGTGTTGATTTTGAAAAGCTCAGAGCCTTTAGATATGCCGGGATAAACAGACTGAGTATAGGGGTTCAGAGTTTTGATCCGCATTATCTGAAACTTATAGGCAGACTGCACACAGGTATAGAGGCAGAGGAGATATACAGAGATGCCAGAAAAGCGGGATTTGAAAATGTCAGTTTGGACCTTATGTTTTCTTTGCCGGGGCAGAGTATAGAGGATGTGAGAAAAGACCTGGTCAAGATAACAGAACTCAGGCCTGAACACATATCTATATACTCACTCATATGGGAAGAGGGAACCCCTTTGTATAAGAAGTTATTAAAGGGTGAACTAAAGGAGACAGACAATGAAATTGAGGCTAAGATGTATGAACTTATAATAGATTTTTTAAAGTCAAAGGGATATATACATTACGAGGTGTCTAATTTTTCACTGCCAGGGAAAGAAGCGAGGCATAATACCAAATATTGGGAGAACAAAGAGTATTTGGGGGCAGGGCTAGGAGCATCTGGATATATAGGAAATCAAAGGTATAAAAATGCTGTGAATTTTGAAGATTATTATGGTAAAATAGATAATAATGAAAAGCCTTATGAAGAGGTGGAAGTCCTAAAGGAAAAAGAAAAAGAGGAATATCGATATATTCTCGGCCTGAGACTCCTAGAAAAAGGAGTAGAGGCAGATAAAGAGTATATTGATAAGTGCGTAGAATTAGAAAAAAAAGGTTACCTTATGAAAAAATCGGGCAAGTATATTTTGACCCCTAAGGGGCTCATGACAGCAAATGATGTTTTTGAAGAATTTATAAGCTAA
- a CDS encoding 7-cyano-7-deazaguanine synthase translates to MFKMRALALFSGGLDSSLAIKVVVDQGIEIIALNFVSHFFGGKNEKAERMAEQLGVRLEYVDFSKIHTEILKDSPSGRGKNMNPCIDCHALMFQLAAKLLEKYDANFIISGEVLGQRPMSQNYIALGKVMELSGVEDLILRPLSAKLLPPTKPIREGWVDRERLLDIQGRSRKRQMALMEEFGIVEYPSPGGGCMLTEPNYSYRLKTLENDGFLEDNYSFLFHLAKYGRFFRMESGKYLFVGREHDDNLKISEYKDFGSLYIVGAGTPGPAVVGYGDLTQEEILFGKELFARYSKSKGKSTTEMVVNGVIEEIGALDEKSVSEKIKKYQVILS, encoded by the coding sequence ATTTTTAAAATGAGAGCATTAGCGTTATTTTCAGGGGGATTAGATAGTTCCCTTGCCATCAAAGTGGTAGTAGACCAAGGTATAGAGATTATAGCTTTAAACTTTGTATCCCATTTTTTTGGAGGCAAAAATGAAAAAGCAGAAAGAATGGCAGAGCAGCTAGGTGTGAGGCTTGAGTATGTTGACTTTAGTAAGATACATACTGAGATACTAAAAGACTCTCCAAGTGGAAGAGGGAAAAATATGAATCCTTGCATAGACTGTCACGCACTTATGTTTCAGCTGGCGGCTAAGCTTCTTGAAAAGTATGATGCAAATTTTATTATATCTGGGGAAGTTTTAGGGCAGAGACCTATGTCTCAGAATTATATAGCCCTTGGAAAGGTAATGGAACTTTCAGGTGTGGAGGATTTGATTTTGCGTCCCTTGTCTGCAAAACTCCTGCCTCCTACAAAGCCTATAAGAGAGGGATGGGTTGATAGGGAGCGGCTCCTAGATATACAGGGAAGAAGCAGAAAGAGACAGATGGCTCTGATGGAGGAGTTCGGAATAGTAGAGTACCCAAGTCCAGGCGGTGGATGTATGCTTACAGAACCAAATTATTCCTATAGACTGAAAACTCTTGAAAATGATGGTTTTCTTGAAGACAATTACTCGTTTCTTTTTCATCTTGCTAAATACGGGAGGTTTTTCAGAATGGAATCTGGTAAATACTTGTTTGTGGGAAGAGAACACGATGATAACCTAAAAATTTCAGAATATAAAGATTTTGGAAGTTTGTATATAGTGGGGGCAGGAACTCCTGGACCGGCTGTGGTAGGATACGGAGACCTGACCCAAGAAGAGATATTATTCGGAAAAGAATTATTTGCTAGATACTCCAAGAGTAAGGGGAAAAGCACTACTGAAATGGTTGTAAATGGTGTGATAGAAGAGATCGGGGCCTTGGATGAAAAATCTGTAAGTGAAAAAATAAAAAAATATCAAGTTATTCTATCCTGA
- a CDS encoding phospho-sugar mutase produces the protein MDANIWKKFEKWSSSDYIDAEDREELKQIKDNAEEVEDRFYTDLEFGTGGMRGIRGVGTNRINKYIVKKAAQGIANYMLKMNAKAAVERGVVIAYDCRIGSYEYSLNMALVFAANGIKTNLFESLRSTPELSFAVRELGTMVGVMVTASHNPKEYNGFKVYWEDGGQVVEPHATEIVKEVYAVESFDDIKAMTQKEAEEKELLEFVGKSVDDRYIEEIKKEAINTDIPGKKDFKIVYSPLHGTGKRPVQIVMKEMGFDSLYTVAAQEEPDGTFPTCDYANPEDPAVFKLGIELAEKVGSKLCMANDPDADRIGIAVKGKNGEWVYPNGNQVGLLLMNYILENRKDIPENGAVISTVVSTPMLDVVAADKGVKMFRTLTGFKYIGEKILEFETGKIDGTYLFGFEESYGYLVGTHARDKDAVVSTMLIAEMAAYYESKGSSIIEELEKLYDKYGWYKEGIQAITMSGKEGAEKIQNIMKSLRENMPVEILGKKVKKVRDFQLQKDYDKEAGKEYPIELPKSNVIQMILEDDTYITARPSGTEPKIKYYYGINAKTEAEAEKKLEDTMKGFSEFLEK, from the coding sequence ATGGACGCTAATATCTGGAAAAAATTTGAAAAGTGGTCTAGTTCAGACTATATCGACGCAGAGGATAGAGAAGAACTGAAACAGATAAAAGATAATGCCGAAGAGGTGGAGGATAGATTTTATACCGATCTAGAATTTGGAACCGGAGGTATGAGAGGAATAAGGGGAGTGGGGACTAACAGAATAAATAAATATATAGTAAAAAAAGCAGCCCAGGGGATAGCAAACTATATGCTGAAAATGAACGCTAAGGCTGCAGTTGAGAGAGGTGTGGTTATAGCTTATGACTGCAGGATAGGATCTTATGAATACTCTCTTAATATGGCTCTTGTTTTTGCGGCAAACGGTATAAAAACCAATCTTTTTGAATCTTTGAGATCAACACCGGAGTTATCTTTCGCAGTGAGAGAACTAGGTACAATGGTGGGAGTAATGGTAACTGCCTCTCACAATCCAAAAGAATACAATGGGTTTAAAGTATACTGGGAAGATGGGGGACAAGTGGTAGAACCCCATGCTACTGAGATAGTAAAAGAGGTATACGCAGTAGAAAGCTTCGATGACATAAAGGCTATGACTCAGAAGGAAGCTGAAGAAAAGGAGCTTCTTGAATTTGTAGGAAAATCTGTTGACGACAGATATATAGAGGAGATCAAAAAAGAGGCTATCAATACTGATATCCCGGGAAAAAAAGATTTTAAAATAGTATATTCTCCACTTCACGGAACAGGAAAAAGACCCGTCCAGATAGTAATGAAGGAGATGGGCTTTGATAGTCTATATACTGTAGCAGCACAGGAAGAACCAGACGGAACTTTCCCAACTTGCGACTATGCAAACCCTGAAGATCCTGCAGTATTTAAATTAGGTATAGAGCTTGCAGAAAAAGTGGGATCTAAACTGTGTATGGCTAATGATCCTGATGCAGACAGAATAGGTATAGCAGTTAAGGGAAAGAACGGGGAATGGGTTTATCCAAATGGAAACCAGGTAGGACTCCTTCTTATGAACTATATCCTTGAGAACAGGAAGGATATACCGGAAAACGGTGCGGTAATCTCCACTGTGGTATCTACTCCTATGCTAGATGTAGTAGCTGCAGATAAAGGTGTTAAGATGTTTAGAACTCTTACTGGGTTTAAATATATTGGGGAAAAAATATTAGAATTTGAAACTGGAAAAATTGACGGAACATACCTCTTTGGATTTGAAGAATCTTACGGTTATTTGGTTGGAACTCATGCAAGGGATAAGGATGCGGTAGTTTCTACAATGCTTATAGCAGAGATGGCAGCCTACTACGAATCAAAGGGCAGCTCAATAATAGAAGAGCTAGAAAAACTCTATGACAAGTACGGATGGTATAAAGAGGGAATACAGGCAATCACAATGAGTGGTAAGGAGGGAGCTGAAAAGATACAAAATATAATGAAGTCCCTCAGAGAGAATATGCCAGTGGAAATTTTAGGAAAAAAGGTAAAGAAAGTAAGAGACTTCCAGCTTCAGAAGGATTATGACAAGGAAGCGGGGAAAGAATACCCGATAGAACTTCCTAAGTCGAATGTAATACAGATGATCCTTGAAGATGATACATATATAACCGCTAGGCCTTCTGGAACAGAGCCGAAGATAAAGTACTATTATGGAATAAATGCAAAAACAGAAGCAGAGGCAGAGAAAAAATTGGAAGATACAATGAAGGGGTTCTCAGAATTCCTTGAAAAATAA
- the sepF gene encoding cell division protein SepF — protein sequence MKEMLRGLKFKDILGINDATDGETEELGKVIDSVEEIREEKPALKTEFLSTGETGKKDEKTDSKIEVPVKTPGEPKLKPSPVGIKDYQTVFVDPKKFSECKKIANYIRDDKIVTVNLEYVDSPTAQRIIDFLSGAMSIKEAQFIEVSKKVYMAVPKKVQVLYDGKTEAVNTGLLEI from the coding sequence ATGAAAGAGATGCTTAGGGGACTTAAATTTAAAGATATTCTTGGTATAAACGACGCTACAGATGGCGAGACAGAAGAGTTAGGAAAGGTAATAGATAGTGTAGAGGAGATAAGAGAGGAAAAACCTGCTTTAAAGACAGAATTTCTTAGCACAGGTGAAACTGGAAAAAAAGATGAAAAAACAGATTCGAAAATAGAAGTCCCAGTAAAAACACCTGGGGAACCTAAACTGAAACCTTCACCTGTGGGGATAAAAGACTACCAGACTGTGTTCGTAGACCCGAAGAAATTCTCAGAGTGTAAAAAAATAGCCAATTATATCAGAGATGATAAAATAGTAACCGTAAACCTTGAATATGTGGACAGTCCAACTGCCCAGAGGATAATAGATTTTTTGAGTGGAGCCATGAGTATAAAAGAGGCTCAGTTTATAGAGGTCAGCAAAAAAGTATATATGGCTGTTCCTAAAAAGGTACAGGTGCTTTATGACGGGAAGACTGAAGCTGTAAATACTGGGCTATTGGAGATTTAA